DNA from Kitasatospora herbaricolor:
GGGTCAGCGAGCATCGGCGGCAGGTCAGGCTGACCGTCGAGCGTGACTCGACGGTCAACGCCACCGTCCCCCCGGGGACCGGGCAAGCCGAGCTGGTCAAGCTGATCAGAAGCCGGCGGCGATGGCTGTACGGCAAGCTCGCCGAACGCGAGTCGCTGAGCAACGGCAGACCCTCGCGTGAGTACGTCTCCGGCGAGGGCTTTCCCTACCTGGGGCGCAACCATCGGCTGCTAGTGGTCGAGACCAGCCCGGCCGACGTGCGGTTGCTGCGAGGTCGGCTGGAGATCCGACAGGATGTGCTCCGCGACCCGTCCATGGCCCTGATCGCCTGGTACACCCGGCGTGGTGAGAGCTGGTTGCCTGACCGGCTACAGCCGTGGGCCGCGCGGTTGGACGTGGCTTACGGTGAACTCCGGGTCCGTCCTCTGGGCTATCGCTGGGGGTCGTGCTCGCTGCATGGCCATCTCAACATCCATTGGGCGACCATGCAGCTGCCGCCCGATCTGATCGACTATGTGCTCGTGCACGAGCTAGCCCATCTGCACGTGCCCGATCACAGCGAACGATTCTGGCGAATGGTTCAGCGGGCCATGCCCGACTGCGGTGCCCGTCGCGACCGGCTGAGACGGCTCGGTCCCGATCTCTGGCTTCCGGAAACAAAGATCACCACTTGAAGGCGAAACGCCGGGTGTGGGTAGGACCTATCGGCCGTCGGCCTGGTAGGTCTTCTTCCACAAGACGCGATGGCGGGGGTCGCCTTGGCCGGTTCCGCTCACGTGGGCCAAGCGACTCCAGGGTGGCGCCGCTGTTCCAGACGCCGAAGCGGTCGCGGTGGATGGCGATGATCGCGTTCTTCTGGGCGAAGACCTCGGCGGGGCGGGTGAGGCGGGTTGTGGTGACGAAGATGGCGATGTCTGCTTTGAAGTGCTGCTTGGCGCCCGGGAGGTCGCGGACTTCGCGACTCGCGATGGAGGCGGTGGGCGTGTAGCGCTTGCACTGGATCACCATCTTCCGGCCATCCGGCAGGCGGCCGAGCACGTCAGCTCCGTTGTCGCTGGCCTCTCCTACTCGCTGGACCTCGGAGCAGCCGTCTCGGCGGTAGAGGTCGGCGACCAGCTCCTCGAACTCGGTGCC
Protein-coding regions in this window:
- a CDS encoding M48 family metallopeptidase, with product MKGSAAVEVLRVDDLDVQVRVSEHRRQVRLTVERDSTVNATVPPGTGQAELVKLIRSRRRWLYGKLAERESLSNGRPSREYVSGEGFPYLGRNHRLLVVETSPADVRLLRGRLEIRQDVLRDPSMALIAWYTRRGESWLPDRLQPWAARLDVAYGELRVRPLGYRWGSCSLHGHLNIHWATMQLPPDLIDYVLVHELAHLHVPDHSERFWRMVQRAMPDCGARRDRLRRLGPDLWLPETKITT
- a CDS encoding restriction endonuclease; protein product: MAKRGGRRSSGRKRRNNLWKAATVGAVVLLLLLTAFWSLIWPYLLGAAGISGVGALGWRLWRTDRLLRSGDRKWRAEELVRAGHRTLADVDKMTGTEFEELVADLYRRDGCSEVQRVGEASDNGADVLGRLPDGRKMVIQCKRYTPTASIASREVRDLPGAKQHFKADIAIFVTTTRLTRPAEVFAQKNAIIAIHRDRFGVWNSGATLESLGPRERNRPRRPPPSRLVEEDLPGRRPIGPTHTRRFAFKW